The following are encoded in a window of Roseimaritima ulvae genomic DNA:
- a CDS encoding outer membrane protein assembly factor BamB family protein translates to MRAPTRCFAAALVFTVIAVACLPTFLVPNPSFAAEPAEITDTPTFADTDWPWWRGPQRDGVAAPQDPPTSWSETENVVWRQPVPGRGHGSLTLLGDCVYLAAADREQQFQSVLCLDRASGKERWQTQVHRGGLQTAKMAKANSKASFASSTVATDGTRLFINFVNDDAMWTTALDLAGEILWQRKICDYVIHQGYGASPTVYHNLVIVAADNKGGGAIAGLDRGTGEIVWRRERPQKPNYTSPIILQAAGREQLVFSGCDLVTSLDPLTGKEIWEVEGATTECVTSVVTDGQHVFTSGGYPKNHIAAVAADGSGEVIWETNTRAYVPSLLHRNGYLFAVLDEGIATCIRAEDGETMWKSRLGGTFSASPVLVGDRIYATNEEGETYIFTASSEAFEQLGENKLGESVFATPVFAGDQIFMRIARQEDGRRQEYVVCIGE, encoded by the coding sequence ATGCGTGCCCCTACCCGATGCTTTGCTGCGGCCCTCGTCTTCACCGTGATCGCTGTCGCATGCCTGCCGACGTTCCTCGTTCCCAACCCAAGCTTTGCCGCTGAGCCGGCCGAGATCACCGACACGCCGACCTTCGCCGACACCGACTGGCCGTGGTGGCGAGGCCCGCAGCGCGACGGCGTGGCCGCTCCGCAGGATCCACCCACCTCGTGGAGCGAAACGGAAAACGTCGTCTGGCGACAGCCGGTCCCCGGCCGCGGGCATGGTTCACTGACCCTCCTGGGTGACTGCGTCTACCTGGCCGCCGCCGACCGCGAGCAACAATTCCAGTCTGTGCTGTGCCTGGACCGCGCGAGCGGCAAAGAACGTTGGCAGACTCAGGTGCATCGCGGTGGATTGCAGACGGCCAAAATGGCCAAAGCCAACAGCAAGGCTTCCTTCGCGTCGTCGACGGTGGCCACCGACGGCACGCGACTGTTCATCAACTTCGTCAATGACGACGCGATGTGGACCACCGCCTTGGACTTGGCCGGCGAGATCCTCTGGCAACGGAAAATCTGTGACTACGTGATTCACCAAGGCTACGGCGCCTCGCCCACCGTGTATCACAACTTGGTGATCGTGGCGGCCGACAACAAGGGCGGCGGCGCGATCGCTGGCCTGGACCGCGGCACCGGTGAAATCGTCTGGCGGCGGGAACGTCCTCAAAAACCCAACTACACCTCGCCGATCATCCTGCAGGCCGCCGGACGCGAGCAACTGGTGTTCAGCGGCTGCGATCTGGTCACCAGCCTGGATCCGCTGACCGGCAAAGAGATCTGGGAAGTCGAAGGCGCGACGACCGAATGCGTGACCAGCGTGGTAACCGATGGCCAGCACGTGTTTACCAGCGGCGGATATCCCAAGAACCATATCGCGGCCGTCGCCGCCGATGGCTCGGGCGAAGTCATCTGGGAAACCAACACCCGCGCCTACGTGCCGTCATTGCTGCACCGCAACGGTTATCTGTTCGCCGTGCTGGACGAAGGCATCGCCACGTGCATTCGTGCGGAGGACGGCGAGACGATGTGGAAATCGCGTCTGGGCGGCACCTTCAGCGCCTCGCCGGTGCTGGTGGGCGACCGCATCTACGCGACCAATGAAGAGGGCGAAACCTACATCTTCACTGCGTCGAGCGAAGCATTTGAGCAATTGGGCGAAAACAAGCTGGGAGAATCCGTGTTCGCCACGCCCGTGTTTGCCGGCGATCAAATCTTCATGCGCATCGCTCGGCAGGAAGACGGCCGGCGACAAGAGTACGTGGTTTGTATCGGGGAGTAG
- the greA gene encoding transcription elongation factor GreA, producing MNDSVPMTRAGYNKIKAEMERLDSVEMPKITEKIAEARAEGDLKENAEYHAQRENQGMLQRKIDELKMKLARATIVDVSSLPKDEVVFGCTVTVEDLAYRDEEQFTLVGAGEEDYDSGKILVTSPLGQGLVGKKVGDTAEIDAPAGKMKFKVLKIEFLDAE from the coding sequence ATGAACGACTCGGTCCCGATGACCCGCGCAGGCTACAACAAAATCAAAGCCGAGATGGAACGGCTCGATTCGGTGGAAATGCCGAAAATCACCGAGAAAATTGCGGAAGCTCGTGCCGAAGGCGACCTCAAAGAGAACGCGGAATACCATGCCCAGCGGGAAAACCAGGGTATGCTGCAGCGGAAGATCGATGAGCTGAAAATGAAACTGGCGCGGGCCACGATCGTCGATGTGTCCTCATTGCCCAAAGACGAAGTCGTGTTCGGCTGCACCGTGACGGTGGAAGACCTGGCCTACCGCGACGAGGAACAGTTCACCTTGGTGGGGGCCGGCGAAGAGGATTACGACAGCGGCAAAATTCTGGTGACCAGCCCATTGGGCCAGGGGCTGGTGGGCAAAAAAGTCGGTGATACGGCCGAAATTGATGCCCCAGCCGGAAAAATGAAGTTCAAAGTTCTGAAAATCGAATTCCTGGATGCCGAATGA